A single window of Tistrella mobilis DNA harbors:
- a CDS encoding B3/B4 domain-containing protein, with translation MSAQPVTPVIDPAIHALRPDFRAVSLTVTLAGPAVADADAIVAETLARAIGQVQAGGPDWAAAHLDDWRTAFRAFGAKPARTPSSAEALRKRAIRDGALPPAGLVVDLYNAVSLAFAIPVGGEDLEAYRGAPRLIRASGTEPFDVMKDGAPAIETPDPGEVVWCDEAGVTCRRWNWRQGLRTRLTADSRRLWFILEALGSMPDTALAAAGAALADGVTRIWPSAIFVQHTIDQRA, from the coding sequence ATGTCCGCCCAGCCCGTCACCCCCGTGATCGACCCCGCCATCCACGCCCTGCGTCCGGATTTCCGGGCCGTCAGCCTGACCGTCACCCTCGCAGGACCGGCGGTGGCCGATGCGGATGCGATCGTGGCCGAGACCCTGGCCCGGGCCATCGGCCAGGTTCAGGCCGGCGGGCCGGACTGGGCGGCGGCGCATCTCGACGACTGGCGGACGGCCTTCCGGGCCTTCGGCGCCAAACCCGCCCGCACCCCGTCATCGGCGGAAGCCCTGCGCAAGCGCGCCATCCGGGACGGCGCCCTGCCCCCGGCCGGGCTGGTGGTCGACCTCTATAACGCCGTCAGCCTGGCCTTCGCCATCCCCGTGGGCGGCGAGGATCTGGAGGCCTATCGGGGCGCCCCCCGCCTGATCCGCGCCAGCGGCACCGAGCCGTTCGACGTGATGAAAGACGGTGCCCCGGCGATCGAAACACCTGATCCGGGCGAGGTGGTCTGGTGCGACGAGGCCGGCGTCACCTGCCGGCGCTGGAACTGGCGCCAGGGGCTGCGCACCCGCCTGACCGCGGACTCGCGCCGGCTCTGGTTCATCCTGGAGGCCCTGGGCAGCATGCCCGACACCGCGCTGGCGGCGGCGGGCGCGGCGTTGGCTGACGGCGTGACGCGTATCTGGCCATCAGCAATATTCGTGCAACACACCATTGATCAGCGCGCCTGA